TTCAAGATGACGCCGGCATGAGCTTTCGCCACCAAATTATCCCGATATGACAAAGCAAACTGGTTTCCCGAATGTACCATGACAATTCCAATCGCAACAGAAACAAAATATGTTGCTGCCACAGTGAGAATGGGAATTTTTGCCCGCCAGAGTGCGGATCTTATCTGAGTGATTATCATATTGTTTAATAACTCATGCATTAGAATGTCCAGCTCCTTAGATTGTAACCAACCACCCTACCCCCCTTTCCCGAATTGGGCTGATTCCCAGCTATGCCCCAATTCAGCAAGTATTAGCCATACCCTAACTTCACCAAACAATGCATCCTTTTTTTGAAGATACTTGGCGATGTTCAAACATATTTGGTCTTGTCTTTCTACCCGATCCTTAAAAGAGTGAGCCGTTATTTCAATTTCTACATCACCGATCATTCCCTCACCGCTAACATTAACGAGACGAATACTTACTTCTTCCGGTTTAAGCTTAATATCATTACAAGTTAATTCTTGAGCAATAAACTTTTTCAGATCATCTTTTAGTGAATTCGACATTAGCTGCCGACCAACGTCTTTTTGTTGACCTAAATCTTTATAAAAAATATTTACGGTTGGCATAATAAATGATATTTATGTTTATTTTAATTATTTTATAATTAATTCTTAAAACAAAAAACTTATCCCTTCTAAATTAACCACATTAAAACTCTTAGAGCGAATTTTATTATCTGAAAAATATATATCCAATTATACCCCCAACCAAACAGTTAACGGAATATTAGAAAAATAGAACAGAACATCAAACTCCTAATCTTTTAATTCAATCACCTCGAAATTTCCGCGGCGTCAGAAAAGGAATCCGGTACCTTTTAAATATTTATATTCGTAGATCATTTATCCCCGCCAACTCTAATCCGCAAGCTGAAACTGCTCGTTTATAGCCATATAATTCATTTAAGGAACGATACCATTGATTTCTATATACAGCACGAGTAGCAACGGCGAGCATTTTCTTCTCTAAAGAATTGTCAAATAACTGTAAATATGGCAAAGCTTTTTCGATAAACTTAGAAGCGTAAATTTGCGATTCTTTAATAATTTCTCTTTCAACCATAATTTTGGCTATACTTTCAAGATCATTCTTTTGCGCTTTTTGATTACCAAAAGCTTTTTTGAACAACTCTTTTTCATTTTTACTTGCTTTTTCTAGAAATAAAATATTTATTATTGTATATCGACCATTTTTTATGTCTTCAAAATCTTTTATAATATCGCTTATATCATTGGTAACCATATAAGCTATACCGATATTTTCACCGAAATTTGATAATGCATTAATTCTTTCATTACTGCCACCGGCGGCAATTCCACCAATTTTTAAAATATGCTCCCAATAATTATATGCATAAGTTCTTCTTTCGTAAACATCCATAGAGGGTTCATTATTATGATTTTCAATAAAAAATCCTTCATAAATATCCTTTATAAAGCTAGATACAGTATTTAAAATATAATGTGTTTGTTGCTCATTTAATTTTAATTTTTCTATTGATTCTCCAATTAAATCATAGGCTAAGCTAATAAGTATATGAGAGATTATAATTTTATCCTGTACATTTTGACGATTTTGATAATATCCAGGATAATCAAAAATTTTGTCACAACAGTAATAAGAAAATTCTAACAAATCCATTGATGCTGCTATCGGTAAAAAATTTATTAAATCCTTACCACCGCAAATCTCATATCCCAATCTTGCAATGTGAGATCTCATTTTTGGTTTACCAAGTCTTCCTATGGCTGCTTCGTATAGTTTTTTATAAATCTCGTCATTATTGCATATTCTGCCTTTCGACTTTTCAAAATAATTTAATATTATTGGATCTACGAGATTTGAAGTTTCCTCCATTATACGAAAATATTTATCAAGCAAAAGCATGATCTCTTTTCTTTCATCTTTTTTGGTTTTTTGACCTTGTTCCATACATTTATATAACTTGCGGATGTTTAATTAAATCTCTGATTGAAACCGCCTATACTTTAACGATTTTAATTTACAACTATTCCATTGTATTATTAGGTAAATAAAACAGCTATTCTGTCCCCAACTGAATAGTCAAAGGAATATTTGAAAAATAAGAAAGCACATCGAACTTTGAATCTTTTAATTCGATCATCTCGAAATTTACACGATCAATAAGCTTAAAATGCTCGTCATCTTTCAAATACTTTTCCTTGAAAGAATTGTAATCCCTGAGAGTAAAATCGGCGTCTCCGCGCTCCAGACGTGCTGGATCTGGCTTGCGAACTTTGAGAAGCCAAAGAGGCCCGGCAAGAGTTTGAAGCGGTTTATAAAATTTATAAAGAGGTCCAGTCGAGTTATCCTCCACAACATCACCAAGCTCAGAGGCTTCCCTGTTCAGCGCTTCATATTCAGCCCTACTCTGACAAAAAATCGCCGAGTAGTTTACTTTTGTTGATTCATCCAATATATGAATTTTATTTAATTCTATTGTTCTTGGAATAATGTATTCCAAGATTCCAGAAACTGTATTCATAATAATTTGAAAAATGTGACTTTATCCAATCAGCACTTTGATAGCGGAAATTATAACAACAGTGCTGAAAAAAGCTTTTACCCATCTGTTCCCTTTCTTCACTGCGATATGAGCACCTAAATAACCGCCGATCAGCATTCCGATAAACAAAGGGATTCCTATCTGATAATCTATTATACCATTAGCCATAAATATTATAACCGAGGCAACGGAAAAAATAGTGAAGGAAACCAGTTCGGTGGCATTCGCTTCGATCATCGGCAGTCCAAAAAAGAAAACAACGATACTGATCAAAATGGCGCCAAAGCCGCCAAAAAAACTGGCAATTATTGAAATTAGAAAATACAGGATATAGCCAACTATTTTATAATTTCTTGAAGTGGTTTTGTTTTCCAAACCAAAATCCTTTTTAAGAAAAATAGTCGGCACAAGAAGAAGGAGCAAGACTCCGGTCAGAGTTTTTAATGAAGCGGGATCAGCGGATAATAAGATTTTTGATCCGATCACGCTGGAAAAAATACCAGCGACGCTTAAACCAATGGCATATTTCCAAACTATTTTCTTTTCTTTTATAAATTTATACAACCCGCCGATACTGAGCCCGATCCCGCCGAATTTGTTCGTCGCCAAAGTTATCTGCGGCGGAATGCCATAAAGCAGTAGGAGAGATATCGAAAATAGTCCCCCTCCGCCGGCTACCGCTCCAACAAATCCGGAAAGGACACCGGCGAAAAAAATTGAAATTAATTGGACAAATATCATTTAAATATTTTTATTGTTCGGAAAAGATATCGGGTTATTTTAGTTACATTTGGCCATCGGTACATAAAACTCCTTGAACCAATGATAGCTTAAACTATAGGAAAAATCAACAAAAAAACCGCCTTAAAGCGGATTTTTACGGCTTGCTGACATTCCCTAAGTCTTTCTCATTCAAACCTCGCTTATTCAACCCAAACTGCTGTTCCATAGCAAAGCACTTCGGTCACTCCTGACATAATTTCATTCGCATCATAGCGGACTCCGACAATGGCATTCGCGCCCATTTCTTCCGCGTGCTTGACCATCAGATCAAAAGCTTCCTGACGCGTTCTTTCGCATAAACTTGTGAACAGAGTGATATTCCCTCCGACGAGAGTATGAAGCGCGCCGCCAAGAGTTCCGAAAATCGATCTGGATCTCACCGTGATCCCTTTCACCAAGCCGAAATTCTTAACTATTTTCTTGCCCGGCAATTCGAGCACCGTGGTGATATTGTTGTATTCCATATTTATAAATATTATTTAATAAACAATACGATGTCCGTCCTTAAATTTCAAACTGTAAATTTAATACGTAAAATTAATCTAGTTTTTTTTAATCAAGCTCGCCTTCGCGAATCTACTGGCCTGGCTTCGCCGGAGGCTACGCCAAGGCGAGCGGACTGTGTCACGCCGTAGCTTCGCTTCGGCGAAGCGAAGGCGGTGTGCGTTCGAAAATATCCGAACCGATTTCAGCGAAAATTAAGCGGAGCGGGCAGAATTTTTACCCCGTAGCGAGCTCGCTCTGCTTCGGGGCACCCCCAAACCCCCCTTCCGCCCGCCCGCGGAGGCGACCATTTCAGATTGGACGATTTCAAGTTTTCTTTGGCGGCAAATTCTTTTAATTCGGAAAGTCGGGACTCAACGCTAAAAATTGTCGTTTTGTCCGGCATAAACTATATTAATCTTATAAGAATAAAAGCTCCGATAATCCAATCATAGATCATACAAAAATAAATGTACCATTCCGGCACTTTTGTTTTTACAATTTGAGATTCTCTGCGATGAATCGCATCCCATATCCCGTGCCAAAAATAACCGATAACGAGAACTAAAGGATTAATCCATAAACCAGCGAGTATTAAGATAAAAAATAGCGTAATATTCGTTACTTCTATAATAATTTCTTTAGCGCCCCCGCTCAAAAAAGCATAACCAAAATAAACCGCAGCAATTCCCATAAGAACTACTGCAAAGAATTCTATTTCTTTTGGCTTTGAAAAAAACGAAGCAATAATAATCGTTATCAATGATAGAATTATTCCTAATATTAATCCTCTGTTTTTTTCACTCATAGTTCATAAAATTTAATAGTTAATATTTATCATTTTTACCGCCACCAAACTAAAATAAACACGCCGAGCAGAATGTCGAAAGCAACACATGTAGGCACATACCAAAATGCAACGGATGTATTGAGAGTCTTTGGATGTTCAATGATGATGTCCCAGACAGCATGTACAAAACATGCCAACGCGAGAAATAATGGATTCACCCAAAGACCTGCAAGCGCGAGAACGAAAAAAACCGCGGAAGCTCCGTCTTGAAGAGCAGCCTTCTTTAGGCTGGCAGTTAACAGTCCTACACCCAAATAAACGCCGCCAAAATATCCGACTAAAACAACCAAAATATCTCGAGCATGTGCCTTAGATAATAATGTAATAGCAAAAGAGACAACAATGGCGCCAATTACGCCAATGAACATAGGTATTTTACGATTCATAATATTTCCCTTCATATTTTCTTGTTCCATATTATTATTTTATTTTATTAGATCTTCAATTGAAACGCCAAGAGCTTTAGCAATCTTTGCCATAATTAACACAGACGGTTTTTTAATCACATTACTCTCAATTTTTGTCAGGGTGGTATATTTAACACCAGATTTTTTGGCAAAATCCTCCTGCGATAAACCTAGCTTTGCGCGATATCGTTTTATATTTTCTCCAATATTGATTTCTGTTGCCATAATTTCAATAATTTGATAGTATTATACTGATATGATATTATTTCAATATAATACTATCACAAAATTATAAATTCGGGAAGCCCGCTTTTGGCCTAAAATGAATTCGAGCCGATATTTTTTCAGGTTCTTTGGCAGTTTTTCAATTCTGAAATGGTCGCCTCCGCGGGCGGGCGGAAGGGGGGTTTGGGGGTGCCCCGAAGCAGAGCGAGCTCGCTACGGGGTAAAAATTCTGCCCGCTCCGCTTAATTTTCGCTGAAATCGGTTCGGATATTTTCGAACGCACACCGCCAGTTGGAAAACTGGGGGGAATTGGCAAGGGTTCGCCAGCCGATTTTCCCTTTATGAATTTTTTATCTTTGCCCGCAGTAGCGGGCAGGCCAAAAGCGGGCTTCCCGAATTTTCTATTTAATTTTAAAAACTATGAAATATTTTATCTACACAAGAAAATCAACGGACAGTGAAGAAAGGCAAGTTTTAAGCATTGAATCTCAAATTTCCGAATTAAAAGAATTTGCCGCCAAAGAAAAACTTGAAATCGTCGCCTCGCCAAGCGAGGCAAAAACTGCCAAAGAACCTGGCCGAACTGTGTTCGGCGAAATGCTTGATCGGATTGAAAAAGGCGAAGCCTGCGGAATTTTGGCTTGGCATCCGGATCGACTGGCTAGAAATTCAATTGACGGAGGTAAAATCATTTATTTGCTGGACACTGGAAAAATAAAAGATTTGAAGTTTCCGACATTTTGGTTTGATAGTACGCCGCAGGGAAAATTTATGCTAAACATTGCCTTTGGCCAAAGTAAGTATTACATCGACAATCTAAGCGAGAATATCAAGCGTGGACACCGAGCAAAACTACGAAAAGGCATTTGGCCGACTTTTGCCCCGCTTGGTTATTTGAATAACCACAAAACCAAAGGGATTGATATTGACCCTGAAAGAGCGTCATTTATTAGAAAAGCCTTTGAGCTTTACGGAACTGGTGAATACACACTAAAAGCCATTGTAAAGGTTTTGGGGCAAGCGGGGCTAAAAAGCTACAAAGGCAATGTTCTTTCCGTCTCCAGTGTCCAGCGTATGCTTCAAAACTCGATTTATTACGGCGTATTTTCTTTCAATGGCTAAGTTTACGACGGAACGCATGAGCCGATTATTTCCAAGAAACTTTTTGATACTGTTCAACAAGTCATGAGTAATCGAGGAAAAAAGCAAAGAAAGAGAAAGCGTGAATTTGCTTTTTCAGGTTTGATGAAATGCGGTTCTTGTGATTGCCTCATAACCGCCGAAAAGCAAAAAGGACATCACTATTATCGCTGCACCAAGAAAAAGCAAAAGTGCGATGAAAAATATTTGCGGGAAGAAAAACTTGTTGAACAAATGAAAGCAGTTATTCAAAAAGTTTCTTTGCCTGACGATTGGGTGAAAAATATGCTTTTAGAGATAGACAAAGAAAAAGAGCAAGTCAACGAAGAAACAAAAAATATTGTTCAAAATCTTTATAGCCGAAAAATTGAAATTGAAACAACAACCGAAAAACTGCTTGATCTTTTTATTGAAGGCAAAAGCATTGAGCCCGAAGAATACCAAGCTAAAAAACAAAAACTTCTCAATGAGAAGCTGGACATACAACAGCGGATAAAGGATTTTGAACAAATGGGAAATAATCGGCTCGAACCGATGAAAGAAATGATTTTAGCCAGTAGCCAAGCCAAAATTCTTTTGTCGCAAGGCGACAATCAAAAAATCCGAGCATTTCTAAAAAATATCGGCTCGAACTTCATTTTGAAAGATAAAAAATTCTTATTTAAAGGGAAAATCGGCTGGCGAACCCTTGCCAATTCCCCCCAGTTTTCCAACTGGCGGAGAGGGAGGGAGTCGAACCCTCGAGACTTTTGACGGTCTACCGCCTTTCCAAGGCGGCGCACTCGACCACTATGCGACCTCTCCAAATGTGTCATGTAGCAAAAAACATGAAACTTGAAACAAAGAACAAGCCGTTTATCAATCGATATTTTTGCTAATTAAATATACTATTATTTCGGGGATTTGTAAATAATGGAGGTCAAAAGGCTTTTTTCGGAAAATAGCAGGATATTGTTGACCGATGGGAGATTTTGTGATACAAGATAATGATACTCGGTCCAAACGCCTGAGTATAAACAGATAGGACAGTTCTAAAGGAGGAATTTGGATGAAAAGGTTTATAAGCGTGTTTTGTTTGCTTGCAATTGCTGTTATGATCACGGGATGTATCGAATCATCATCTGACAATCTTGTTCTCTCAGGACAAGCTCCGTGGGGCGGTGTAGAATTAAAGAAAAACGATGACGGAAGCGTTGAGGGTCATACTGCATGGGGACATGCCAAACTGCAGCAAGACGGTTCGCGAATATTTGGATCAACCGCATGGGGAGGCGTGGATCTGAATTATAACAACGGCCGTTCGTCGGGAAAAATACCATGGGGAGGTGTGAACCTAACCATTGATAGAACCCGACTGAAAGGCAGTCTGCCCTGGGGCGGATGTGATCTCAAACTTGACGGACAAAATTTGGATGGATATTTTCCTTGGGGCACTGCACATTTACGCCTTGGTGACAAATATCACTCCCTCACAGATCCCGATGTCATACTTGCCATTGCTGCGCTTGTATCAGACAAAACTTAAAATATTTACGGCATTGCGGCCGACCCGATATGTCATCGAGGTTGGCTTTTTTCTTTTCCGATGGAATCCGCCGCAAAAAAGCTCAAATACATAAAAAAATAAGCGGTGATGTTTTCCGCTTTTTTTATTCATTTTTATAGATTTCCATCAATACTGCCGAGATCATTCCGATCATACTCCAGTCTACCAGATTTTCACTGAGAATCTCTCTCATTGTGGATATTTCAACGTAGGTCCTTTCGGAATCCGCGATTACGCCATGAGCTATCCCCTGCTGGCTTTTCAGCTCCTGAAATTCTTCTTCGGTTATTTCTACCGAGAAGAGATCAGATCTGTGAACGGACAATGTCCCTGCGAGCTGGCGAGCGCCATGTTTTCTTATCCTTGAGTGATCAATCCTGAGTCCGGTTTCTTCAAAAACCTCATCGGAAGCGACAATGGTCGGGTCCGTTTCATTTTTCGATGATCCCCCTGGAAGCTCATGGATAAATCCATCAGACGTCACTGCAGGACTTCGGAATTCTCTCACCATAATAATCTTTGCATCCAGAATGCTTTCACCTTTTCTATACATCAAGACTGATGAAATATCCGGCCTACCCAAAATAAATTCGTTCTTTTTGTATCTGTCTTCTTTTGTGATATACATCACAACATGCAAGATCCAGATAAAAACAAAATTTTTCTTGGACCCCGGTCGGACATTATATATCTCGCGCGCACTTACCAATTCGTTTCCAGCATTCCTTTGCGATTTATACCAATTCTGAAAAGTTTTTATCTTCCATATATGCAGCGGCACATCGCATTCTCCGCCTTTTCGGAACGCGCCAGCGCCTACCATTTCCATCGCTTTTTTGATCGTATCTTCCAGAGTTTCCGCTTGCGGAACATTATAATCTTCTCCAAGGGCCCGGAGATATTTCATCTTTGGAGCGTCTTTCGGAGCGCCAAGGACGATTTTCCCGGAACTTGCATACATACCGACTTCTATATTGGTCGTATATGCCCGATTTTCTTCACTTCGCGGGATCCAGCAAAGAATGCAATCCGCCATGGAAAGTCCCTTTTTCTCCCATCTGATCTGCCCATAATAATCTCTCTGCCACTTCCCGTCTCTCGGTTCAGGAACGAACACATGTCCATCATATCCCATTTCTTCCAGGATCCTTAGGGCTTCGATCCTCCATGAAATGACGCCTTCTTTTCTGGGAGTCGGCCCCACGAGAAATATCATTTTTTCCGCTTCTTTCGGAAATTCTTCGTTTGCATAGACTACTTCCATATTTTTTCCTCCTTTGTCAAACAACAACTGACGGGAAATGATATCACCGATTCATATTTCCGTCAATATGCCGGCATAAAAAATGCCTCTTGCGAGGCATTTTCATTTTAGGCTCTAGTCCGGCAGAACAGAGATCAGCTCCGCGAGGCGTGGATGCAAAGCGAAAAATCTGTATTCCAAAAGTTTCATCACTATCATAATGTGCTTGAGTTCCGTTCCCGCATGGTCGGGATGGGTCACCAGTTCCTTCACTTCCCCGCCAAGATCATTGAGATATTCCGGAATAGATTCCGAGTTCACTTTATCCTTCAGGCCGGAGACTATCTTATCAAGCTCGTCCTTGTCGAGCCACACGCCGCGGCAGTCAAGGCAAACATCGACCATCACCCCGGTCGAAC
This genomic window from Candidatus Paceibacterota bacterium contains:
- a CDS encoding nucleoside 2-deoxyribosyltransferase domain-containing protein, whose amino-acid sequence is MEVVYANEEFPKEAEKMIFLVGPTPRKEGVISWRIEALRILEEMGYDGHVFVPEPRDGKWQRDYYGQIRWEKKGLSMADCILCWIPRSEENRAYTTNIEVGMYASSGKIVLGAPKDAPKMKYLRALGEDYNVPQAETLEDTIKKAMEMVGAGAFRKGGECDVPLHIWKIKTFQNWYKSQRNAGNELVSAREIYNVRPGSKKNFVFIWILHVVMYITKEDRYKKNEFILGRPDISSVLMYRKGESILDAKIIMVREFRSPAVTSDGFIHELPGGSSKNETDPTIVASDEVFEETGLRIDHSRIRKHGARQLAGTLSVHRSDLFSVEITEEEFQELKSQQGIAHGVIADSERTYVEISTMREILSENLVDWSMIGMISAVLMEIYKNE
- a CDS encoding recombinase family protein, giving the protein MKYFIYTRKSTDSEERQVLSIESQISELKEFAAKEKLEIVASPSEAKTAKEPGRTVFGEMLDRIEKGEACGILAWHPDRLARNSIDGGKIIYLLDTGKIKDLKFPTFWFDSTPQGKFMLNIAFGQSKYYIDNLSENIKRGHRAKLRKGIWPTFAPLGYLNNHKTKGIDIDPERASFIRKAFELYGTGEYTLKAIVKVLGQAGLKSYKGNVLSVSSVQRMLQNSIYYGVFSFNG
- a CDS encoding DUF6010 family protein, encoding MEQENMKGNIMNRKIPMFIGVIGAIVVSFAITLLSKAHARDILVVLVGYFGGVYLGVGLLTASLKKAALQDGASAVFFVLALAGLWVNPLFLALACFVHAVWDIIIEHPKTLNTSVAFWYVPTCVAFDILLGVFILVWWR
- a CDS encoding sulfite exporter TauE/SafE family protein translates to MIFVQLISIFFAGVLSGFVGAVAGGGGLFSISLLLLYGIPPQITLATNKFGGIGLSIGGLYKFIKEKKIVWKYAIGLSVAGIFSSVIGSKILLSADPASLKTLTGVLLLLLVPTIFLKKDFGLENKTTSRNYKIVGYILYFLISIIASFFGGFGAILISIVVFFFGLPMIEANATELVSFTIFSVASVIIFMANGIIDYQIGIPLFIGMLIGGYLGAHIAVKKGNRWVKAFFSTVVIISAIKVLIG
- a CDS encoding DUF6010 family protein: MSEKNRGLILGIILSLITIIIASFFSKPKEIEFFAVVLMGIAAVYFGYAFLSGGAKEIIIEVTNITLFFILILAGLWINPLVLVIGYFWHGIWDAIHRRESQIVKTKVPEWYIYFCMIYDWIIGAFILIRLI
- a CDS encoding zinc ribbon domain-containing protein yields the protein MKCGSCDCLITAEKQKGHHYYRCTKKKQKCDEKYLREEKLVEQMKAVIQKVSLPDDWVKNMLLEIDKEKEQVNEETKNIVQNLYSRKIEIETTTEKLLDLFIEGKSIEPEEYQAKKQKLLNEKLDIQQRIKDFEQMGNNRLEPMKEMILASSQAKILLSQGDNQKIRAFLKNIGSNFILKDKKFLFKGKIGWRTLANSPQFSNWRRGRESNPRDF
- a CDS encoding helix-turn-helix transcriptional regulator, giving the protein MATEINIGENIKRYRAKLGLSQEDFAKKSGVKYTTLTKIESNVIKKPSVLIMAKIAKALGVSIEDLIK
- a CDS encoding polyprenyl synthetase family protein, whose protein sequence is MEQGQKTKKDERKEIMLLLDKYFRIMEETSNLVDPIILNYFEKSKGRICNNDEIYKKLYEAAIGRLGKPKMRSHIARLGYEICGGKDLINFLPIAASMDLLEFSYYCCDKIFDYPGYYQNRQNVQDKIIISHILISLAYDLIGESIEKLKLNEQQTHYILNTVSSFIKDIYEGFFIENHNNEPSMDVYERRTYAYNYWEHILKIGGIAAGGSNERINALSNFGENIGIAYMVTNDISDIIKDFEDIKNGRYTIINILFLEKASKNEKELFKKAFGNQKAQKNDLESIAKIMVEREIIKESQIYASKFIEKALPYLQLFDNSLEKKMLAVATRAVYRNQWYRSLNELYGYKRAVSACGLELAGINDLRI
- a CDS encoding YbjQ family protein; translation: MEYNNITTVLELPGKKIVKNFGLVKGITVRSRSIFGTLGGALHTLVGGNITLFTSLCERTRQEAFDLMVKHAEEMGANAIVGVRYDANEIMSGVTEVLCYGTAVWVE
- a CDS encoding zf-TFIIB domain-containing protein, whose amino-acid sequence is MKCPKCSSDSLEEIKINGIKLDRCKNCGGLWFDRDELGVVRDNRDENLSWLDFDLWEDEKKLSANGSLVDCPRDGKPLFKIKYGSTGVMVDVCLDCRGVWLDKDELDKIVSGLKDKVNSESIPEYLNDLGGEVKELVTHPDHAGTELKHIMIVMKLLEYRFFALHPRLAELISVLPD